One window of the Arthrobacter sp. D5-1 genome contains the following:
- a CDS encoding family 78 glycoside hydrolase catalytic domain: METTNFGYPGEHFYNAADVTETLQSGGSATLTAVAHWYGPGQGRAAVRPGVLAQLTVEYDDGTRDVFGSGPGWLVAEGPYRQSGYRNDEGDPVEHFDATAWPAPEGWHPALSLGVHPVPDFPALSPNHASVARNHAPAVAIFTAADGTPVADFGTVIPGRPVVEFLRGRHGRTVMLRAGYNLQSDGRVDPGKTPSQNTDMAFPYTQKDGPQRYEAAVHLGFRYLEFPGVGIEDLGAVGATVIHAEHPAEGSFHSSDGTLNRVFTLLRDSALLGVQEQFVDTPTREKGQFLGDAVNISYATMALFGERHFTAKALREFAGSARRYWDSPDQRGRYNAVYPNGDGKRDIPDFSLMMPEWVEDYHRLSGDDALVQELLPCLQDTAGYVLRHIPASGPTAGLVTELGGGAGPYLHGIVDWPAPGRFGYDMDCAARTTVNAQSWSVLDAVSRLCGSAGLTPEAARYRKAADGLAGHINTRLRVDGVMVDGLYADGRPSLNASQHATSYPLSLGITPTVHAAKDAERIAGMGMRQGPMTVHRLFRALLSQGRVDAVLDLLTEPGRPGWARLLEAGGSFTWEAWELDEGSDYSQSHAWSASVIREILEYLLGVRVTAPGASAVVIQPPVCRLEGAAGSVPTQRGAVAVSWQRTADGIELECSIPAGVTAQVVLPDRTVSARPGTWTFGPRDGV, translated from the coding sequence CTGGAGACCACCAACTTCGGCTACCCGGGCGAACACTTCTACAACGCCGCCGACGTCACGGAGACACTGCAGTCGGGCGGCAGCGCCACCCTGACCGCCGTCGCGCATTGGTACGGTCCGGGCCAGGGCCGGGCGGCCGTCCGCCCGGGTGTGCTGGCCCAACTGACGGTGGAGTACGACGACGGCACGCGCGACGTATTCGGATCCGGGCCGGGGTGGCTGGTGGCCGAGGGGCCCTACCGCCAGAGCGGGTACCGCAACGATGAAGGCGACCCGGTAGAGCACTTCGATGCGACTGCGTGGCCGGCCCCGGAAGGCTGGCACCCGGCGCTCTCGCTCGGGGTCCACCCCGTCCCGGATTTCCCGGCCCTCAGCCCCAACCACGCAAGCGTCGCTCGGAACCATGCCCCCGCCGTCGCCATTTTCACGGCCGCGGACGGCACACCGGTGGCGGACTTCGGCACAGTGATCCCCGGGCGCCCGGTTGTGGAGTTCCTCCGGGGCCGGCACGGGCGGACCGTGATGCTCCGTGCCGGGTACAACCTGCAGTCCGATGGCCGTGTGGACCCGGGAAAGACTCCCAGCCAAAACACGGACATGGCGTTCCCTTACACACAAAAGGACGGCCCGCAGCGCTACGAGGCAGCGGTGCATCTAGGGTTCCGCTACCTCGAATTTCCCGGTGTGGGCATCGAGGACCTCGGTGCGGTGGGCGCAACGGTCATCCATGCCGAACACCCGGCCGAAGGCAGCTTCCACAGCTCCGACGGCACGCTGAACCGGGTCTTCACGCTCCTTCGCGACTCTGCGTTGCTGGGTGTGCAGGAACAGTTCGTGGACACGCCCACCCGCGAAAAGGGCCAATTCCTGGGCGACGCCGTGAACATCTCCTACGCCACCATGGCGTTGTTCGGTGAGCGTCATTTCACGGCCAAGGCTCTGCGCGAATTCGCGGGATCTGCCAGGCGCTACTGGGATTCGCCCGATCAGCGGGGCCGCTACAACGCGGTGTATCCCAACGGCGACGGCAAGCGCGACATCCCCGACTTCTCGCTCATGATGCCCGAATGGGTGGAGGACTACCACCGGCTCAGTGGGGATGACGCCCTGGTCCAGGAACTCCTCCCCTGCCTCCAGGACACGGCCGGTTACGTGCTCCGGCACATCCCCGCCAGTGGTCCCACCGCCGGGTTGGTCACCGAGCTTGGCGGCGGCGCGGGTCCGTACCTCCACGGCATCGTGGACTGGCCGGCACCGGGCCGCTTCGGCTACGACATGGACTGCGCGGCGCGCACCACGGTGAACGCCCAATCCTGGTCAGTGCTCGACGCCGTCAGCCGGCTCTGCGGGTCTGCAGGCCTTACACCCGAGGCCGCCCGGTACAGGAAAGCTGCGGATGGGTTGGCCGGGCACATCAACACCCGGCTTCGCGTGGACGGCGTGATGGTGGATGGTTTGTACGCCGACGGCCGGCCGAGCCTGAATGCCTCACAGCATGCGACGTCGTACCCGTTATCGCTGGGCATTACCCCGACCGTGCACGCGGCCAAGGACGCCGAACGCATCGCCGGAATGGGCATGCGGCAAGGCCCCATGACGGTGCACCGGCTGTTCCGGGCGTTGCTTTCGCAGGGGCGCGTGGACGCTGTCCTGGATCTCCTGACGGAGCCAGGCCGGCCCGGCTGGGCACGATTGCTGGAAGCCGGCGGGTCCTTCACCTGGGAGGCCTGGGAACTCGACGAGGGCAGCGACTACAGCCAGTCCCACGCTTGGTCTGCCTCCGTAATCCGGGAGATCCTTGAGTACCTCCTCGGTGTCCGGGTGACAGCGCCGGGAGCGTCCGCCGTCGTGATCCAACCGCCGGTGTGCCGTCTGGAAGGTGCCGCGGGCAGCGTGCCCACGCAGCGCGGAGCGGTTGCCGTTTCCTGGCAGCGGACGGCCGACGGCATTGAACTGGAGTGCAGCATTCCCGCAGGCGTAACGGCCCAGGTGGTCCTTCCCGACCGTACAGTTTCGGCCAGGCCCGGCACGTGGACCTTTGGCCCACGAGACGGGGTCTGA
- a CDS encoding extracellular solute-binding protein: MSIRATKKFALKAAAATAVIAITMTGCGSSPQSAPDGTVTLRFSWWGSDVRHKMTQKLIDAFEARNPTIKVKGEYGDWSGYWDKLATQVASQDAPDIIQMDAAYLGEYAERGALLELKDVDLGKFDAAVADAGKVEGKQYAVTAGVNAQVVLANPSLLSASGVTLPDDKTWTWDEYNKTAAAITEGSKSGVYGSGAVSGDAPMNLWFRQHGKSLFTSDGKFGFDEGDLTGWYEYQAELRDSKAVPPASVMTEDATASVDQQGLATNRFGLAWYWSNQLSALTKASGHPLEIHRPPSTDGSAASAKQFYKSSQFWSASSRTKHPAEVQKFIDFLANNVEAGEIALADRGIPGNSEVRAAVLPKLTPEDAATAKFIDEISSELGDAVPVPPAGSSSAVEAFGRYGLEVHFNRMSPTEAAKKAMDEAKSALG; this comes from the coding sequence ATGTCGATCCGTGCAACAAAGAAGTTCGCGCTCAAAGCTGCAGCAGCCACGGCCGTTATAGCCATCACCATGACAGGCTGCGGGAGCTCGCCGCAGTCCGCCCCCGATGGCACAGTCACCCTGCGCTTCAGCTGGTGGGGCTCGGACGTCCGCCACAAGATGACCCAAAAACTTATTGACGCTTTCGAGGCCCGGAATCCCACCATCAAGGTCAAGGGCGAATACGGCGACTGGTCCGGCTACTGGGACAAGCTCGCTACGCAGGTTGCCTCGCAGGACGCCCCGGACATCATTCAAATGGATGCCGCTTACCTGGGCGAGTACGCCGAGCGCGGCGCCCTCCTGGAACTGAAGGACGTAGACCTGGGCAAGTTCGATGCTGCCGTTGCAGACGCAGGCAAGGTTGAAGGCAAGCAGTATGCCGTCACTGCCGGCGTGAACGCCCAGGTAGTTCTGGCCAACCCATCGCTCCTGTCGGCCAGCGGTGTCACGTTGCCCGATGACAAGACCTGGACCTGGGACGAATACAACAAGACGGCGGCCGCCATCACCGAAGGCAGCAAGAGCGGCGTCTATGGTTCCGGAGCCGTCAGCGGCGACGCTCCCATGAATCTCTGGTTCCGTCAGCACGGCAAGTCGCTCTTTACCTCTGACGGCAAGTTCGGCTTTGACGAGGGCGACCTGACGGGCTGGTACGAATACCAGGCCGAACTCCGCGATTCCAAGGCCGTGCCGCCCGCCTCGGTGATGACCGAGGACGCCACCGCTTCCGTGGACCAGCAGGGCCTGGCTACCAACAGGTTCGGGCTTGCCTGGTACTGGTCCAACCAGCTGAGCGCCCTGACCAAAGCGTCCGGCCACCCCTTGGAGATCCACCGTCCACCGAGCACGGACGGCAGCGCCGCGAGTGCCAAGCAGTTCTACAAGTCCTCACAGTTCTGGTCGGCGAGTTCCCGCACCAAGCACCCGGCCGAGGTGCAGAAGTTCATTGACTTCCTGGCCAACAATGTTGAGGCCGGCGAGATTGCCCTCGCAGATCGCGGTATCCCGGGCAACTCGGAAGTCCGCGCCGCAGTCCTGCCCAAGCTGACACCGGAAGACGCAGCCACGGCAAAGTTCATTGACGAGATCTCCTCCGAGTTGGGAGACGCAGTGCCGGTACCTCCGGCAGGTTCCAGTTCCGCCGTCGAGGCTTTTGGCCGTTACGGACTGGAAGTGCACTTCAACCGGATGTCACCCACAGAAGCTGCCAAGAAGGCCATGGACGAAGCCAAGAGCGCGCTGGGTTAG
- a CDS encoding MFS transporter: protein MSPRPFPLRPKSTTTNEASAPRTRSTETWHYPLRHHNYRIFVALSLVGSGGVWMQRLAQDWLVLQLTGSPAAVGLAVALQFLPMLVVGPISGVLVDLFPKRRILLACQSVAVLLAAGLAVWNATGGTDVWVVYASCIALGITSAIDGPARQVFVNEVVGDTGLPAAIGLNSAVSQLGAMVGPALAGVVIAQAGPAAAFAANAGLGMAVLVMIVSIRPGELHHSPEIGGHEPRRGRILAGFRFVRERPPLLLTMLLAGLLGAFGMNGPVVLAAFADQVWHSGPAGFGLFNTVSALGALAGALVATRIKRFGRKGIVASAGLFGLTQLLAAVMPTQESFVVMLIVVGFMTLLFLTSAATAVQLEAGASVRGRVLALYFPLLLGGHALGGLLAGWLTEDFGVRTGLVVTGALGMASAAVIGFVLWSCSRRRR from the coding sequence GTGTCGCCGCGCCCGTTCCCACTGCGCCCCAAATCCACCACGACAAACGAAGCATCCGCCCCACGGACACGCTCCACGGAGACCTGGCACTACCCGCTGCGCCACCACAATTACAGGATCTTCGTGGCCCTCTCCCTGGTGGGAAGCGGCGGAGTGTGGATGCAAAGGCTGGCGCAGGACTGGCTGGTTCTCCAGCTCACGGGGAGCCCGGCGGCGGTGGGCCTGGCCGTGGCGTTGCAGTTCCTTCCCATGCTGGTGGTGGGGCCCATCAGTGGTGTGCTGGTGGATCTCTTCCCCAAACGACGCATCCTCCTTGCCTGCCAGTCCGTCGCCGTCTTGCTGGCTGCCGGGCTGGCCGTGTGGAACGCCACCGGTGGTACCGACGTCTGGGTGGTCTACGCCTCCTGCATCGCCTTGGGCATCACCAGTGCCATCGACGGACCAGCGCGGCAGGTGTTCGTCAACGAGGTGGTGGGCGATACCGGACTCCCCGCAGCCATCGGCCTGAACAGCGCCGTTAGCCAACTGGGTGCCATGGTTGGACCCGCACTTGCCGGCGTGGTCATTGCCCAGGCAGGTCCGGCCGCGGCGTTCGCTGCCAATGCCGGCTTGGGAATGGCCGTCCTGGTGATGATCGTGTCCATCCGGCCAGGCGAGCTCCACCACTCACCCGAGATCGGTGGGCACGAGCCGCGGCGGGGCCGGATCCTGGCAGGTTTCCGCTTTGTCCGGGAGCGTCCGCCGTTACTCCTGACCATGCTGCTGGCAGGTTTGCTGGGCGCTTTCGGCATGAACGGACCCGTGGTCCTGGCGGCCTTCGCGGACCAGGTGTGGCACAGCGGTCCTGCTGGTTTCGGCCTCTTCAACACAGTCAGCGCCCTGGGGGCCTTGGCGGGTGCGTTGGTGGCCACCCGGATCAAGCGCTTTGGCCGCAAGGGCATTGTGGCCAGTGCCGGGCTGTTCGGCTTGACACAACTGCTGGCCGCCGTGATGCCTACACAGGAATCGTTTGTGGTGATGCTCATTGTGGTGGGCTTCATGACGCTGCTGTTCCTCACAAGCGCAGCTACCGCCGTCCAGTTGGAGGCTGGCGCCAGCGTTCGTGGCAGGGTTCTGGCCCTCTACTTCCCGTTGCTTCTGGGTGGGCACGCGCTGGGTGGTTTGCTGGCGGGATGGCTGACGGAGGATTTTGGCGTCCGTACCGGATTGGTAGTGACCGGTGCGTTGGGTATGGCCTCGGCCGCTGTGATTGGTTTCGTGCTGTGGAGCTGCTCACGACGCCGGCGATGA
- a CDS encoding Poxvirus protein I5 translates to MNATGTSSGKPGIPVNRFALFAETILAGVIVLLLSVPLVTAPAAYAAGVAHLERHLSGRDDSLRSLWGNFRRALPGSWKFGITTAAAAVVIVLNLLLALVGQLPGRAVILPATLILAAAGAVLLLRTAANWSGGVNWDGDAGLQPAEVPGRQRWAAAYSSAKDDSVRDWSGSLLLLAALFMTVVFVWMLQALFVIVPGTLVLAAAAIKIRSHRS, encoded by the coding sequence ATGAATGCCACTGGCACGTCATCGGGGAAGCCCGGAATTCCGGTCAACCGCTTTGCCCTCTTCGCCGAGACCATCCTGGCGGGGGTCATCGTGCTCCTCTTGTCAGTCCCCTTGGTGACGGCGCCGGCTGCCTACGCGGCCGGCGTCGCGCACCTGGAAAGGCACCTCAGCGGCAGGGACGATTCCCTCCGCAGCTTGTGGGGCAATTTCCGTCGCGCGCTTCCCGGCAGTTGGAAGTTTGGCATCACGACGGCGGCAGCCGCCGTCGTGATTGTCCTGAACCTGTTGCTCGCCCTGGTGGGTCAACTTCCTGGCCGCGCCGTTATCCTTCCGGCCACGCTGATATTGGCCGCGGCCGGGGCGGTTCTCCTGCTCCGCACCGCGGCCAACTGGAGCGGTGGCGTGAACTGGGACGGCGATGCAGGCCTGCAGCCTGCTGAAGTACCGGGCCGGCAACGCTGGGCCGCTGCCTACTCCAGCGCCAAAGATGACTCGGTGCGTGACTGGAGCGGTTCCTTGCTGTTGCTCGCCGCCCTCTTCATGACGGTCGTCTTTGTCTGGATGTTGCAGGCGTTGTTCGTGATCGTTCCCGGGACCCTGGTCCTGGCCGCCGCGGCCATCAAGATCCGCTCGCACCGAAGTTAA
- a CDS encoding carbohydrate ABC transporter permease, which yields MTTMATPTQPAPTKPSTAPVYNPKSESTTVKRIKSTIFHVVALALVAMVLYPALWMISASFKPNSEIGGANNALWSANFSFDNFVTAMEGIGGVSTLTFFTNSLILAVGAVVGTVLSASISAYAFARINFPGRGLFFGMMIATLLLPFHVVIIPQYIVFQQLGLVDTYVPLLIGKFLAADAFFVFLMVQFMRGLPAELDEAARIDGAGHVRIFGSIMLPLMKPALISTSIFSFIWSWNDFLGPLLYLNTPEKYPLPLALRLFVDQTQSSDYGAMIAMSVLALLPVLVFFLVFQRYIVEGVSTQGLKG from the coding sequence GTGACAACCATGGCAACCCCCACCCAGCCCGCACCCACGAAGCCCTCAACGGCACCGGTCTACAACCCGAAGTCCGAGTCCACCACGGTCAAGCGGATCAAGAGCACCATCTTCCACGTCGTTGCCTTGGCCTTGGTGGCGATGGTCCTCTACCCGGCACTGTGGATGATCTCCGCGTCCTTCAAGCCGAACTCCGAGATCGGCGGCGCCAACAACGCGTTGTGGTCAGCCAACTTCAGCTTCGATAACTTCGTCACGGCCATGGAAGGCATAGGTGGGGTCTCCACCCTGACGTTCTTCACCAATTCCCTGATCCTGGCCGTTGGCGCAGTGGTGGGTACCGTGCTCTCGGCGTCCATCTCCGCCTACGCGTTCGCCCGGATCAACTTCCCCGGCCGCGGACTGTTCTTCGGCATGATGATCGCTACCTTGCTGCTGCCCTTCCACGTGGTGATCATCCCGCAGTACATCGTGTTCCAGCAGCTTGGCCTGGTGGACACCTACGTGCCGCTGCTGATCGGCAAGTTCCTCGCCGCCGACGCGTTCTTCGTCTTCCTCATGGTCCAGTTCATGCGTGGCCTCCCGGCCGAACTGGATGAGGCAGCCCGCATCGACGGCGCCGGACACGTCCGCATCTTCGGCTCCATCATGCTCCCGCTGATGAAACCGGCCCTGATCTCCACTTCGATCTTCTCCTTCATCTGGAGCTGGAACGACTTCCTGGGCCCGCTGCTCTACCTGAACACCCCCGAAAAATACCCGCTCCCGCTCGCGCTGCGGCTCTTCGTTGACCAAACCCAGTCCTCGGACTACGGAGCCATGATCGCCATGTCCGTCCTGGCGCTCCTCCCGGTCCTGGTCTTCTTCCTCGTCTTCCAGCGCTACATCGTAGAAGGCGTATCAACACAAGGCCTCAAAGGCTGA
- a CDS encoding sugar ABC transporter permease — translation MTQSPTLSRRAASAPTPPRKSRRRGANTRAGYTFLLPWLLGFIALTVGPMISSLYLSFTNYNLFDAPKWIGFDNYLTLFQDERFLQSVGVTMQYVVFGTPLKLAAALAIAMLLNSKRKGQGFYRSAFYAPSLIGASVSIAIVWKAMFGDSGPVDQGLSFFGINLGGWVGNPNMTMGMMILLTVWQFGAPMVIFLAGLKQIPTDLYEAASMDGAGPVRKFMNITWPMLSPVIFFNLLMETIHAFQIFASAYIISNGEGGPAGSTLFYTLYLYLRGFSDFRMGYASAMAWLLVIVVGIITLIFFKTSKSWVHYSGDAK, via the coding sequence GTGACGCAAAGCCCAACCCTGAGCAGGCGTGCCGCCTCCGCTCCCACGCCGCCGCGCAAATCGCGGCGGCGTGGGGCGAACACCCGCGCCGGTTACACCTTCCTGTTGCCCTGGCTGCTGGGATTCATCGCCCTGACCGTGGGGCCGATGATTTCCTCGCTGTACCTGTCCTTCACCAACTACAACCTCTTCGATGCCCCCAAGTGGATCGGTTTCGATAACTACCTCACCCTCTTCCAGGACGAACGGTTCCTGCAGTCGGTGGGCGTGACCATGCAATATGTGGTCTTCGGAACCCCACTCAAGCTCGCGGCGGCGTTGGCGATCGCGATGCTGCTCAACAGCAAACGCAAGGGCCAGGGTTTCTACCGGTCCGCGTTCTATGCGCCGTCACTGATCGGTGCTTCGGTATCCATCGCGATCGTCTGGAAGGCCATGTTCGGCGATTCCGGCCCAGTGGACCAGGGCTTGTCCTTTTTCGGGATCAACCTCGGCGGTTGGGTGGGTAACCCCAACATGACCATGGGCATGATGATCCTGCTGACCGTCTGGCAGTTTGGCGCCCCCATGGTGATCTTCCTGGCCGGCCTGAAGCAAATCCCCACGGACCTGTATGAGGCAGCGTCGATGGACGGTGCCGGCCCGGTACGGAAGTTCATGAACATCACCTGGCCCATGCTTTCCCCGGTGATCTTCTTCAACCTGCTCATGGAAACCATCCACGCGTTCCAGATCTTCGCTTCGGCCTACATCATCTCCAACGGTGAAGGCGGCCCGGCAGGCTCCACCCTCTTCTACACCCTCTACCTGTACTTGCGCGGTTTCTCCGATTTCCGGATGGGCTACGCCTCGGCCATGGCCTGGCTCCTGGTGATCGTGGTCGGCATCATCACGCTGATCTTCTTCAAGACCTCCAAGTCCTGGGTCCACTACAGCGGTGATGCAAAGTGA
- a CDS encoding ABC transporter substrate-binding protein → MIDRRKFLGTVALGTASAAFLAACGQSSSPAQTGSAENPVTITYTWWGNDDRAERTRKAIALFESKNPDVKVNGNFSDFAGYWQKRATEAAGGGLPDVMQWDLSYLRDYGQRNQLLDLGTVKINTDAFDKSLLPSGQIRGKTYGIPTSTNAFAVYYDPAKLASLGIAEPDGSWNYKEFNAFLAEVGAKGNGTLFGGTDYTGIWWNFNIWLRQNNIQAFTEDGKLGFSKDDLKKWWNLTGDLRGTAAIVGEDKATQLLPKSPFGSNVTATEVTWDNFMAGYLADSGAKELKLVPVPSDDPDNLGLFLKPSMLMVASAKTKNKDAAARFIDFMVNDPEVGQIFKTSRGVPASKTQRDGTTFEGTDKLVVDYEKSIEKYLKDAPEPPIVGFGTLESTFKRVTQDLNYGKLTVDGAADAWFKEAEDLIKQNA, encoded by the coding sequence ATGATCGATAGAAGGAAATTCCTGGGTACGGTGGCTCTCGGCACTGCATCTGCCGCGTTCCTGGCCGCGTGCGGCCAGTCCTCATCGCCGGCCCAGACTGGCTCGGCGGAGAACCCCGTGACCATCACGTACACGTGGTGGGGCAACGATGACCGTGCAGAACGTACCCGCAAGGCCATTGCCCTGTTCGAGTCCAAGAACCCAGACGTCAAGGTCAACGGCAACTTCTCCGACTTCGCCGGCTACTGGCAGAAGCGTGCAACGGAAGCTGCCGGCGGCGGCTTGCCGGACGTGATGCAGTGGGACCTGTCCTACCTGCGTGATTACGGCCAGCGGAACCAGCTCCTTGACTTGGGCACGGTAAAGATCAACACGGACGCATTCGACAAGTCCCTCCTTCCCTCGGGCCAGATCCGCGGCAAGACCTACGGCATCCCCACCAGCACCAACGCTTTCGCGGTCTACTACGATCCCGCCAAGCTCGCTTCCCTGGGCATCGCGGAGCCGGATGGATCCTGGAACTACAAAGAGTTCAACGCCTTCCTGGCCGAGGTCGGCGCCAAGGGCAACGGCACCCTGTTTGGCGGCACCGACTACACCGGAATTTGGTGGAACTTCAACATCTGGTTGCGCCAGAACAACATCCAGGCGTTCACCGAGGACGGCAAGCTCGGCTTCTCCAAGGATGATCTGAAGAAGTGGTGGAACCTGACCGGTGACCTGCGCGGCACCGCGGCGATTGTGGGCGAGGACAAGGCAACCCAGTTGCTGCCCAAGTCCCCGTTCGGCTCCAACGTCACGGCAACGGAAGTCACGTGGGACAACTTCATGGCCGGCTACCTCGCGGACAGTGGCGCGAAGGAACTCAAGCTCGTTCCTGTTCCGTCGGACGACCCCGACAACCTGGGCCTGTTCCTCAAGCCCTCCATGTTGATGGTGGCCAGCGCGAAAACCAAGAACAAGGACGCCGCTGCCCGCTTCATCGACTTCATGGTCAACGATCCGGAGGTGGGCCAGATCTTCAAGACCTCCCGCGGTGTCCCGGCGTCGAAGACCCAGCGCGATGGCACCACGTTCGAAGGCACGGACAAGCTGGTGGTGGACTACGAGAAGTCCATCGAGAAGTACCTCAAGGATGCCCCGGAGCCGCCCATTGTTGGTTTCGGCACCCTGGAGTCCACGTTCAAACGGGTCACGCAGGACCTGAACTACGGCAAGTTGACCGTGGACGGCGCAGCTGATGCGTGGTTCAAGGAAGCCGAAGACCTTATCAAGCAGAACGCCTAA
- a CDS encoding beta-galactosidase, with product MTSPENTGSPSVWNSINGLAYGGDYNPEQWPTDIRLEDVELMKEAGVNFLSVAIFSWGLLEPTEGNYDFGWLDDVLDNLHGAGIKVALATATASPPAWLARKYPEILPVTSEGVRLERGSRRHYTPSSAVYRKYATAITRVIAERYKDHPALALWHVDNELGCHVGEFHGEEDAAAFRAWLERRYGSIEALNEAWGTAFWSQHYASFEDIIPPGAAPTTLNPGQQLDFARFNSWVFMDYYRELLAVLRQVTPAIPATTNFMVSSATKTLDYFDWSKDMDVIANDHYLVAADPEREIELAFSADLTRGVAGGQPWILMEHSTSAVNWQPHNQPKMPGEMLRNSLAHVARGADAVMFFQWRQSKAGSEKFHSAMVPHGGRDTQVWRNVVDLGEALAKLEPVKGSRVESRVAVVFDYEAWWASELDSHPNNSLKYLDTMRAFHRSLFLRGITADFVHPSADLAGYDLILVCTLYSVTDQAAASISSAAERGATVLISYFSGIVDERDHVRLGGYPGAFRDLLGIRSEEFHPLFPGTTVTLNDGTAGSVWSEHVHVAGSAGASAEVLATFTDYPLDGVPALTRRSVGTGSAWYLATLPDAAGIDALTARLVDEAGVTAAAEATAGVELSRRRADDGRSFLFAINHSREDVTVKADGAELLSGLRFTGVVPAGAVAVIAED from the coding sequence TTGACCTCCCCCGAAAACACCGGCAGTCCATCTGTCTGGAACAGCATCAACGGCCTCGCCTACGGTGGCGACTACAACCCTGAGCAGTGGCCCACAGACATCCGGCTTGAAGACGTCGAGCTGATGAAGGAAGCCGGCGTGAACTTCCTGAGCGTCGCCATCTTCTCCTGGGGCCTTCTGGAACCTACCGAAGGCAACTACGATTTCGGCTGGCTGGACGATGTCCTGGACAACCTCCATGGAGCCGGGATCAAGGTGGCGCTCGCCACCGCCACCGCTTCTCCCCCGGCCTGGCTTGCCCGCAAATACCCCGAGATCCTGCCTGTTACCTCGGAAGGAGTGCGGCTGGAACGTGGCTCCCGACGCCACTACACGCCGTCGTCGGCTGTCTACCGCAAGTACGCCACCGCCATCACGCGGGTTATCGCTGAGCGGTATAAGGACCACCCCGCCCTGGCGCTGTGGCACGTGGACAACGAACTAGGCTGTCACGTTGGCGAGTTCCACGGCGAAGAAGACGCCGCTGCTTTCCGGGCTTGGCTGGAACGCCGCTACGGCTCCATCGAGGCCCTGAACGAGGCGTGGGGAACAGCGTTCTGGTCCCAGCACTACGCTTCCTTCGAGGACATCATCCCGCCGGGCGCAGCACCCACCACGCTCAACCCGGGCCAGCAACTGGATTTTGCCCGCTTCAACTCGTGGGTGTTCATGGACTACTACCGCGAACTGCTGGCCGTGCTCCGCCAGGTCACCCCGGCCATCCCGGCCACCACCAACTTCATGGTTTCCAGCGCCACCAAAACCCTGGACTACTTTGACTGGTCCAAGGACATGGACGTAATTGCCAACGACCATTACCTGGTGGCCGCGGACCCGGAACGCGAAATCGAGCTTGCGTTCAGCGCAGACCTCACCCGTGGCGTAGCAGGCGGCCAGCCATGGATCCTCATGGAACACTCGACGTCGGCGGTGAACTGGCAGCCGCACAACCAGCCCAAGATGCCCGGCGAAATGCTCCGCAACTCACTCGCCCACGTGGCGCGAGGTGCCGATGCCGTGATGTTCTTCCAGTGGCGGCAGAGCAAGGCCGGCTCGGAGAAATTCCACTCGGCCATGGTCCCCCACGGTGGCCGCGACACCCAGGTGTGGCGCAACGTGGTGGACCTTGGCGAGGCACTGGCCAAGCTGGAACCCGTCAAAGGTTCGCGGGTGGAATCCCGGGTCGCGGTCGTGTTCGATTACGAGGCCTGGTGGGCGTCGGAGCTGGACTCGCACCCCAACAATTCCCTGAAATACCTCGATACGATGCGGGCGTTCCACCGCTCCCTGTTCCTCCGCGGAATCACTGCGGACTTCGTCCACCCTTCAGCGGACCTCGCAGGCTACGACCTCATCCTCGTCTGCACCTTGTACTCCGTGACGGACCAGGCCGCTGCCTCGATTTCCTCCGCCGCGGAACGTGGCGCCACGGTCCTCATCAGTTACTTCAGCGGCATCGTCGATGAGCGCGACCACGTCCGTTTGGGCGGCTACCCCGGCGCTTTCCGTGACTTGCTGGGCATCCGCAGCGAGGAATTCCACCCGCTGTTCCCCGGCACCACGGTCACGTTGAACGATGGAACTGCTGGCTCTGTGTGGAGCGAGCACGTACACGTTGCCGGGTCCGCCGGGGCTTCGGCGGAGGTCCTGGCGACCTTCACCGACTACCCGCTCGACGGCGTCCCGGCACTGACGCGCCGATCCGTCGGAACCGGTTCGGCCTGGTACCTCGCTACACTCCCGGATGCCGCCGGCATCGATGCCCTGACCGCTCGGCTGGTGGACGAAGCGGGGGTGACGGCCGCGGCCGAGGCGACTGCCGGCGTCGAACTTTCCCGCCGGCGCGCCGACGACGGCCGCAGCTTCCTGTTCGCCATCAACCACAGCCGGGAAGACGTCACGGTCAAGGCCGACGGTGCCGAACTGCTCAGCGGATTGCGCTTCACCGGCGTCGTCCCCGCCGGAGCCGTGGCCGTCATCGCGGAAGACTGA